The uncultured Methanobrevibacter sp. genome includes the window CAGTTTAATAAAATATTAAATTTAATCTCTTAATATTCTTTAATTCCTATTCCTGTTCTTTATTTAAATACTCATTTGTGTAGTATTACCACAGTAATATATAAAGATTTCTAATTAATTCTAGTAGGCAACTATATTTATATAAGTTAATCTAATATAATATCATTACACATGGTGGTTCAAATGCCGAAACATATTGCATCTGGTCTAAAATATTTGGCTGCGGTCAAGTTGAAAGATGCTGGCAAAAGTCACCAAGCAATTGCTGATGAGTTAGGCGTTGACAGGTCTACCATATCTCATTATCTGAATGGTAGAAATCTCTCTTGGAACTCTATTGATGTTGCAAGAACAATCATCGACCTATGTCCCAGAGATTTCTTGAAAATGACCGAGGCGGTATTTGATGAACCAGAACAGAGTCATAAAATTGTGAATATTTGCAGAGAAAGAGATTTCGAAGTAATTATAGAAGATTCTTGTATTGGTTGCGGCTTATGTGTAAATGCATGTACAATGAGAGCTATTAATTTAGAATCATTGAAAGCCCATGCGAACTCCATACAATGTTGTGGTTGTCAGCTATGTAGCGATGAGTGCCCAACTAATTCTATAAAAATTTTGGAGATTGAATATGATTAGAAATTTAAAAGAGGTTAAAGACAATAACTTTGACATCACAAGATCAGCTGATGAAGTAAGAAACTTGTCTTTCAATGACCACGTTTGTTTAGGATGTGGAATTTGTGAATCTACCTGTCCTGTAGAAGCAATTACATTAAACGCAATTGCTGTAGATGCACGTCACAGAATTTCAAACGACGTTTACTTCAGTGGTCATGATAAGATTGCTCAAAACTTCAAAGATGACTTTGATGTTCAAAGAATAAGCATTGACGAAAGTAAATGTGTTTTATGTGGTATGTGCAGTGGATTATGTCCTGTTGATGCATTAGTATTAACTATTGATGATGTACCTATCAAAGAAATCGAAGCATATCCTCACTATAACGCTTTCTCAGAAATTGACGACGATGAATGTATTTACTGTAAAAGATGTGAAATTGCATGTCCTCGTGATGCAATCGTCATTGACAGAATTTTACCAGACCGTGCTGACTTAGTAACTGGTGAAATCGAAGTTGATGAAGAAGAATGTATCTACTGTGGTGTATGTGAAGAATTATGTCCTGCAGAAGCTATTGTTGTTGACCAAGCAACTGGAGCAGAATCTATTGTTATTGATAAAGATCAATGTGTTTACTGTTTAGTATGTAAAAAATCCTGTCCTGCAAATGCTATTAAAGCAATTTGTAGAGCATG containing:
- a CDS encoding 4Fe-4S binding protein, whose amino-acid sequence is MVVQMPKHIASGLKYLAAVKLKDAGKSHQAIADELGVDRSTISHYLNGRNLSWNSIDVARTIIDLCPRDFLKMTEAVFDEPEQSHKIVNICRERDFEVIIEDSCIGCGLCVNACTMRAINLESLKAHANSIQCCGCQLCSDECPTNSIKILEIEYD
- the fwdF gene encoding tungsten-dependent formylmethanofuran dehydrogenase subunit FwdF, which translates into the protein MIRNLKEVKDNNFDITRSADEVRNLSFNDHVCLGCGICESTCPVEAITLNAIAVDARHRISNDVYFSGHDKIAQNFKDDFDVQRISIDESKCVLCGMCSGLCPVDALVLTIDDVPIKEIEAYPHYNAFSEIDDDECIYCKRCEIACPRDAIVIDRILPDRADLVTGEIEVDEEECIYCGVCEELCPAEAIVVDQATGAESIVIDKDQCVYCLVCKKSCPANAIKAICRACNYGEYELDPAKAVVKGNSVIDSELCVYCGWCEGVCPTDAAKVKKPFEGSIEIDDDKCQACGACVDICGCNALAFPVSSGPGSRMEHVTAYNDYCVKCKACEKACPNGAITVKRTEVDHTPINSTTWKEALDAIKD